Genomic window (Lycium barbarum isolate Lr01 chromosome 2, ASM1917538v2, whole genome shotgun sequence):
ATGTCTGAGTTTTGACAACTCTTaaggaagtatatattttataaaGATTAGCAGTAATTTGATGCTATCTTACCTAGAGTTCCGAATGAATCTTTTGCCAATTTCGTGCATAGTTGCCTGGAAATTTGGTTTGTCATTAACCGATTGACATTTCAGATTCTCCCAAAATTCTTTATAAACCTAAGTGGTTTAGAACATGTATTATTTGAAATTCTACCTGCCTTAgtaatttcttcttctttttcttttttttaactaTAGTTGTTGCTTATCTGAATTGGCTATGCTTCTTAACTGTTCAGGAAAGAGTGTTATGCAAGTATGCTGCACTAAAGACTCAAAATTCAAGACAAATCTGACATTGGATGAGAAATTTAGTCGACGCCAAGATGGGGATCTTACAATTATGTATGATATCCTAAGAACATATGATTCAAATTACTGGGCACAGGTTACCATCGCAAACCATAACCCCCTTGGCCGCCTTGATAACTGGAAACTAAGTTGGGACTGGATGAAGGATGAGTTTATTTGGGAAATGAAAGGCGCTTATCCCTCCGTTGTTGATACTTCTGACTGCGTTTTTGGGCCACAGGGCAAATTTTATCGAGACCTTGATTTCTCCACTGGATTGAACTGTGAGAGAAGGCCAACAATAATTGATCTGCCTCTGGAAAAGACCAATGACACAAAGTTGGGAATGATACCTTTCTGTTGCCGGAATGGGACTATCTTGCCACCTGCTATGGACCCAAGCAAGTCAGTTTCAGCATTCCAGATGAATGTCTTTAAAATGCCCCCAGATCTCAATCGCTCCTCGTTCACTCCTCCACAGAATTGGAGGATCGAAGGCAGACTGAATCCAGATTATAAATGTGGACCTCCAGTCCGTGTAAGCCCCACCCAAGTTCCTGATCCTAGTGGACTATTACCTGATACAGCAGTATTTGCAAGCTGGCAAGTTGTATGCAACATCACCCAACCAAAAGGAGCTAGCCCCAGATGCTGTGTATCTTTCTCTGCTTTCTACAATGAATCTATCATTCCTTGTCCAACATGTGCCTGTGGTTGCCCATCTAATACCGCTCGGACATGTAGTACGAAAGCTCCCGCTCTTCTCCTCCCATCTCAAGCTCTTCTGGTTCCATTTGACAACAGAACCAAGATGTCCCTTGCCTGGGCTGATATTAAACATCTTCCAGTTTCAAACCCATTGCCATGTGGAGATAACTGCGGTGTGAGCATCAACTGGCATTTGTTCACAGACTATAGGGGGGGATGGTCAGCCAGGATCACCATCTTCAACTGGGATGAGTCTCCCTTTATTGATTGGTTCACTGCGGTGGAATTGGACAAAGCAGCCCCTGGTTTTGACAAAGTGTATTCATTCAACGGAACTATGGTAGACGGGGTTAATAATACAATATTCATGCAGGGTCTTGAGGGCTTGAACTATCTGGTAGCAGAAACAGATGGAGCTAATCCAGAAAAAGATCCCCGTGTACCTGGGAAACAACAATCAGTAATCTCGTTCACAAAGAAGAATATCCCTGCCGTCAACATTCCTGCTGGTGATGGGTTCCCAACGAAACTATACTTCAATGGAGAAGAGTGCTCATTGCCAAAGGTACTCCCAACAAGCAGTTCATCTAGAATATCTTCATTCACTCTCACTACATCCATACTAGCACTTGTGGTTTTCATGTTGGTGCGACAATAGCAGTGAGATGTGGCCTGCCAATTGATTCATTCTTTAGATTCTGCAACCAGGTTTTAATGCTGGTGAACAGTCTTTCAATCAGTTTGTGTATTCAGGGACAAGGTCTTTTCAGCAAGTTTTGATTTGTAACTATTGCGTAGTCTGGAAGTCTATTTCCAGATAATATTTGACTTATACGTTAATACCTGTATAATTAGCAGACAAGAATACCTCAGTTTGTTCAtcatcctctctctctctctcacacacacacacgtgaCAAACAGTTCCAAGTCTGTATGCAACTCAGATGAAACGAGGCTTTTTTTACCCGGTGATACCAATAACATTGTTTGAAATAGCAGGATAAAGTGGAATATTTTCACTTGGTTCAATTGTTAAAATTTTGATCCGTCAGTCCCTTATTAAGGAATTAGCTTTTTGCTCTTGCTGTTGTGATGTATTTACCAGAATTGGGCATTCAGTTTATGTAGACCTTACCAATGTGACTTAGAAAATGAAAAGAGGAAAGCTTATCTTAGATTATGACGTTGAAGACTATTTTAAAACTCAACAACTGCAGTTCAGATGTATATTCTTGTTTAGTATCCACGTCTGTGATAACtgctccc
Coding sequences:
- the LOC132626658 gene encoding COBRA-like protein 7, with protein sequence MAPTSFSSLFLLLIITTVKVAGQTRTPAAVAPAPASDDCNDIFLQYVFTSGSKIKPTLKSKPSSQPYKFESILSITNNGLDELKLWRVFVGFQHDELLVSASNAILDDGVSFPAKVGNGTVFAGFPVSDLKTAVETAGDTTQTSVQIKIVGTQFGVGSPNVPMPLNISLVNDGFICPKPSMQGKSVMQVCCTKDSKFKTNLTLDEKFSRRQDGDLTIMYDILRTYDSNYWAQVTIANHNPLGRLDNWKLSWDWMKDEFIWEMKGAYPSVVDTSDCVFGPQGKFYRDLDFSTGLNCERRPTIIDLPLEKTNDTKLGMIPFCCRNGTILPPAMDPSKSVSAFQMNVFKMPPDLNRSSFTPPQNWRIEGRLNPDYKCGPPVRVSPTQVPDPSGLLPDTAVFASWQVVCNITQPKGASPRCCVSFSAFYNESIIPCPTCACGCPSNTARTCSTKAPALLLPSQALLVPFDNRTKMSLAWADIKHLPVSNPLPCGDNCGVSINWHLFTDYRGGWSARITIFNWDESPFIDWFTAVELDKAAPGFDKVYSFNGTMVDGVNNTIFMQGLEGLNYLVAETDGANPEKDPRVPGKQQSVISFTKKNIPAVNIPAGDGFPTKLYFNGEECSLPKVLPTSSSSRISSFTLTTSILALVVFMLVRQ